GTGCTGCTGGAACAGGCCGTTTTTTACAGGTAATGGCCAACGCCCTTGATTTAGACATTAGTCAGCTATCCCAGGTAGCTGAAGGTGCTGTTCCACAAAATATAAACAGTATGTGCACTGTTTTTGCCGAATCAGAAGTTGTTAGTCTAATAGCAGAAGGGGCATCCAAAGAGAGTATAGCCGCTGGATTATTACAATCAGTAGCTAATAAAACCTATTCCCTAATCAGTAAAGTAGGTGTACAAAACAAAGTTTTCTTCTCTGGGGGAGTGTCCCAAAATCCGTTACTTAAAAGGTATTTAGAGGAAAAACTAGGGATAACAATTTATACTTCTGATATGGCACAGTATATGGGGGCAATAGGTGCTGCTATTATAGGATATAATATCTAATTTGGAAAAAGGTTAGGATTTTTACTAACCTTTTTTCTTTTTTCCTATTGAAAAAAATTGAAAAAAATGTATAATTAAATTACTTTGTTTAGTAAAAGTAAACTAACAGTTTAGCAATAGGTTATTTTCCTGGAGTAGTTAAGAGAAAGGGTGAAGGCGATAACCATGGATATAGGAAAAAAGCTGAAACAAATTAGAATAGATAAAGGTATGACCCAAGAGGAAGTTGCCCTAAGATGTGAGCTTTCTAAGGGTTTTATCTCCCAAGTAGAAAGGAACTTAACATCACCTTCTATTGTTACACTGAAGGATATACTAGAATGTTTAGGTACTGATTTAAAAAGTTTTTTCAGTGAAGAGACGGAAGAAAAAATTATTTTTAAACCAGAAGATATTTTTGAAACAAATAATGATAATCTAAACTTTAATGTCAAATGGCTAATACCTAACGCCCAAAAGAATACCATGGAACCAATTTTACTGACCCTAGAACCAGGGGGTAGATATCACGAAGAAGCTGCCCACGAAGGAGAAGAATTTGGTTACGTACTATCTGGTGTGATTAATATTAGCTATAGAGATAAA
This genomic window from Anaerobranca gottschalkii DSM 13577 contains:
- a CDS encoding acyl-CoA dehydratase activase encodes the protein MYSIGIDLGSVASKGVVFDGQKVIAKVILPTGWSPQKTGEKILKDLLLEGGIDRNQVKAIVATGYGRGILSFIDKKVTEITCHGVGAYFLDSEIRTVIDIGGQDSKVIKIDDKGNVIDFLMNDKCAAGTGRFLQVMANALDLDISQLSQVAEGAVPQNINSMCTVFAESEVVSLIAEGASKESIAAGLLQSVANKTYSLISKVGVQNKVFFSGGVSQNPLLKRYLEEKLGITIYTSDMAQYMGAIGAAIIGYNI
- a CDS encoding helix-turn-helix domain-containing protein, which gives rise to MDIGKKLKQIRIDKGMTQEEVALRCELSKGFISQVERNLTSPSIVTLKDILECLGTDLKSFFSEETEEKIIFKPEDIFETNNDNLNFNVKWLIPNAQKNTMEPILLTLEPGGRYHEEAAHEGEEFGYVLSGVINISYRDKKYRCKKGECFYFKSSTNHQISNGGKTEAKVLWISSPPSF